One part of the Vidua chalybeata isolate OUT-0048 chromosome 11, bVidCha1 merged haplotype, whole genome shotgun sequence genome encodes these proteins:
- the CEBPG gene encoding CCAAT/enhancer-binding protein gamma, producing the protein MSKTSQQNTTTDASGVSVIHTQAHSSGLQQVPQLVPVSPGGGGKAVPPSKQGKKSSFVDRNSDEYRQRRERNNMAVKKSRLKSKQKAQDTLQRVNQLKEENERLEAKIKLLTKELSVLKDLFLEHAHNFADNVQPVGTETTTTNPENSGQ; encoded by the coding sequence ATGAGCAAGACATCCCAACAGAACACAACCACAGATGCGAGCGGAGTAAGTGTGATTCACACTCAAGCACACTCCAGTGGTTTGCAGCAGGTTCCCCAGCTGGTGCCAGTTAGTCCTGGTGGTGGAGGCAAAGCTGTGCCTCCGAgcaaacagggaaagaaaagttccTTTGTGGATAGAAACAGTGATGAGTATCGTCAGCGCAGAGAGCGAAACAACATGGCCGTGAAAAAGAGCCGGttaaaaagcaagcagaaagcACAAGACACACTGCAAAGGGTCAACCAgcttaaagaagaaaatgaacgTTTAGAGGCAAAAATTAAACTCCTGACCAAGGAGCTGAGCGTACTGAAAGACTTGTTCCTTGAGCATGCCCACAATTTTGCAGATAACGTGCAACCTGTTGGCACTGAGACCACCACAACAAATCCAGAAAACAGTGGACAGTAG
- the LOC128793751 gene encoding translation initiation factor IF-2-like — MQSAGGPGSLPSPPPVKSRLGSAGHPRAPLGRGRSSAASAGGRPEEGGGAMGPPGRAGPVPVPVVAPGPGAGGARPRRGGSGGVWRRGGSAPGRGAAGERGPGAPAEPPGGASGQMCPVPGEFP, encoded by the coding sequence ATGCAATCGGCGGGCGGCCCcggctccctcccctcccctcccccggTGAAGTCACGGCTTGGCAGCGCCGGGCACCCCCGCGCCCCGCTCGGACGGGGGAGGAGCAGCGCGGCCTcggcgggcgggcggcccgAGGAGGGCGGCGGCGCCATGGGCCCGCCGGGGAGGGCCGGGCCGGTCCCGGTCCCCGTGGTCGCTCCCGgcccgggggcggggggagcgaGGCCGCGCCGGGGCGGCTCCGGGGGCGTTtggcggcggggcgggagcgcTCCCGGCCGAGGGGCAGCCGGAGAGCGCGGCCCGGGAGCGCCCGCGGAACCGCCCGGGGGAGCGTCTGGGCAGATGTGTCCGGTTCCCGGCGAATTTCCGTAG